A window of the Streptomyces sp. NBC_00878 genome harbors these coding sequences:
- a CDS encoding LacI family DNA-binding transcriptional regulator, translating to MARPHKRTTLREVAEATGLSTAAVSYALRGKHVSKETEERVRQAAAELGYEADPIARALVSGRTSMVGVLAGDLQDLWQQQLMAAIGRELLAGDRYALILDAGGDPDRELALAKQLRDQRVDALLVSPVNPSAKGWAAIADSLPVVAVGDSLSRARTAGQVIFDNRAGIDAVLEYLHGLGHRRVTVLTPTRPSTPDRPADVYVREAADRLGLLAELVPCPQELGEATAVARRVLDGARPATAVFCFSDSLAYGVYAAAADASLEVGRDVSVVGFDNHPVSRVLTPPLTTVDWGLTQIAAEAARLTVAAIEGKRVRKKRVLCAPQMSERGSAVRV from the coding sequence ATGGCCAGGCCCCATAAGCGCACCACCCTTCGGGAGGTGGCCGAGGCCACGGGCCTCTCCACCGCCGCCGTCTCCTACGCCCTGCGCGGCAAACACGTCTCGAAGGAGACCGAGGAGCGGGTGCGCCAGGCCGCGGCCGAACTCGGCTACGAGGCCGATCCCATCGCCCGCGCACTGGTCAGCGGCCGTACCAGCATGGTCGGCGTTCTCGCGGGCGACCTCCAGGACCTCTGGCAGCAGCAGCTGATGGCGGCCATCGGCCGGGAGCTGCTGGCCGGCGACCGCTACGCGCTGATCCTCGACGCGGGCGGCGACCCCGACCGTGAACTGGCCCTCGCCAAGCAACTGCGCGACCAGCGGGTCGACGCGCTGCTGGTGTCTCCGGTGAACCCTTCCGCGAAGGGCTGGGCCGCGATCGCCGACTCGCTGCCGGTGGTGGCCGTCGGCGACTCGTTGAGCCGGGCTCGCACGGCCGGCCAGGTCATCTTCGACAACCGGGCCGGCATCGACGCCGTACTGGAGTATCTGCACGGACTCGGCCACCGCCGGGTGACCGTGCTGACTCCGACCCGCCCGAGCACGCCGGACCGTCCCGCCGACGTGTATGTCCGCGAGGCGGCCGACCGCCTCGGTCTCCTGGCCGAACTGGTGCCCTGCCCCCAGGAGTTGGGCGAGGCGACGGCGGTGGCCCGCCGCGTCCTGGACGGGGCCCGCCCGGCGACGGCCGTGTTCTGTTTCTCGGACTCGCTGGCGTACGGGGTGTACGCGGCGGCGGCGGATGCCTCGCTGGAGGTGGGCCGGGACGTCTCCGTGGTCGGTTTCGACAATCATCCGGTGTCACGGGTGCTCACACCACCGCTGACCACGGTGGACTGGGGGCTGACCCAGATCGCGGCGGAGGCGGCACGGCTGACCGTCGCGGCGATCGAGGGGAAGCGCGTGCGCAAGAAGCGGGTGCTGTGCGCGCCGCAGATGAGCGAACGCGGGTCTGCCGTGCGGGTGTGA
- a CDS encoding amidohydrolase, whose amino-acid sequence MPTDVHQHIWPPDFIELLRSRTTPPYLDGRLLHVDGEPPYEIDPADHDIPARTRLAATDGLRLALVSLSSPLGIEYLPPAEAAPLLAAFHDGALALPAPFGVWASPCLSAPDPEAVEHELGRGCVGLQLPATALLDAAGWARCGPLLDVLTHHGKPLFIHPGAAQATPDAPPWWPALVPYVHQMHASWFAFRTFGRARHPHLRVCFAALAGLAPLHGERLAMRGGGRGQVDFDAFYETSSYGTRAVDAVVRAVGIDVVVGGSDRPYAPPVIPDLGAAAAVHALRTANPARLLYGRDPAVPPWRTHPEGSHS is encoded by the coding sequence GTGCCCACCGACGTCCACCAGCACATCTGGCCACCCGACTTCATCGAGTTGCTGCGCTCCCGCACGACACCGCCGTACCTCGACGGCCGGCTTCTGCATGTCGACGGCGAACCGCCGTACGAGATCGACCCGGCCGACCACGACATCCCGGCCCGCACGCGTCTTGCCGCAACCGACGGTCTCCGCCTCGCCCTCGTCTCGCTCTCCAGCCCCCTCGGCATCGAGTACCTGCCGCCCGCCGAGGCCGCCCCGCTGCTGGCCGCGTTCCACGACGGAGCCCTCGCGCTCCCGGCCCCCTTCGGCGTCTGGGCCTCTCCCTGCCTGTCGGCACCGGACCCCGAGGCCGTCGAACACGAACTCGGTCGCGGCTGCGTGGGCCTCCAACTACCCGCCACCGCGCTCCTCGACGCGGCCGGCTGGGCCCGGTGCGGACCCCTCCTCGACGTCCTCACCCATCACGGCAAACCCCTCTTCATCCACCCGGGCGCGGCCCAGGCCACCCCCGACGCCCCGCCTTGGTGGCCCGCCCTGGTCCCGTACGTGCACCAGATGCACGCGTCCTGGTTCGCCTTCCGCACCTTCGGCCGCGCCCGCCACCCCCACCTGCGCGTCTGCTTCGCCGCCCTCGCGGGGCTAGCCCCACTCCATGGCGAACGGCTCGCGATGCGCGGCGGAGGGCGGGGCCAGGTCGACTTCGACGCGTTCTACGAGACCTCCTCCTACGGAACTCGCGCCGTGGACGCGGTCGTTCGCGCCGTCGGCATCGACGTGGTCGTCGGCGGCAGCGACCGCCCGTACGCGCCTCCCGTCATCCCCGACCTCGGCGCGGCGGCCGCCGTCCACGCGCTGCGCACCGCCAACCCCGCCCGCCTCCTGTACGGCCGAGACCCAGCCGTGCCCCCGTGGCGGACCCACCCCGAAGGGAGCCACTCATGA
- a CDS encoding cysteine dioxygenase family protein, whose translation MTYESLPDRTLDKRELQALVDDLATRPDLWRAQVAFSDEQRHYASLYRDEYVDVWLLCWTRRNDTGWHDHDISAGAVGVVQGALHESNPRIGGSHVSVTVGTGESFCFGPEHIHRLTGATDDAVSIHAYSPPLWRLGQYDITADGLMRRISVSYADELRPLDTPAA comes from the coding sequence ATGACGTACGAGTCCCTGCCCGACCGCACCCTCGACAAGCGCGAACTCCAAGCGCTGGTCGACGACCTCGCCACCCGCCCCGACCTCTGGCGCGCCCAGGTCGCCTTCTCCGACGAGCAGCGGCACTACGCGTCCCTGTACCGGGACGAATACGTCGACGTCTGGCTGCTGTGCTGGACCCGGCGGAACGACACCGGCTGGCACGACCACGACATCTCCGCGGGCGCCGTCGGCGTCGTCCAAGGCGCACTCCACGAGTCCAACCCACGCATCGGCGGCAGCCACGTGTCCGTCACCGTCGGAACCGGCGAGTCGTTCTGCTTCGGCCCCGAGCACATCCACCGGCTCACCGGCGCCACCGACGACGCCGTCTCGATCCACGCCTACTCGCCGCCACTGTGGCGCCTGGGCCAGTACGACATCACCGCGGACGGCCTGATGCGCCGGATCTCGGTCTCGTACGCGGATGAGCTGCGCCCGCTGGACACTCCGGCCGCCTGA
- a CDS encoding fic family toxin-antitoxin system, toxin component, whose protein sequence is MSHPDPPQSDSPQPQPLDLQFLLHAAELLDGDPQVDDYGPLYAAVARVTAHAMDRDIYGSPYLKAAALLQTLVRLPCLEHSNEAFAWHSCEAYLALNGHRLTYQPKDAVALVRDAGGAGTGTGTLGVAQIAGQLRTWAGG, encoded by the coding sequence GTGAGCCACCCTGATCCCCCGCAGTCCGATTCCCCGCAGCCCCAGCCTCTCGACCTCCAGTTCCTGCTGCACGCGGCCGAGCTCCTCGACGGTGACCCCCAGGTCGACGACTACGGCCCGCTCTACGCGGCCGTCGCACGCGTCACCGCACACGCGATGGACCGCGACATCTACGGTTCGCCGTACCTGAAGGCCGCGGCACTGCTGCAAACCTTGGTGCGGCTTCCCTGCCTTGAGCACTCCAACGAGGCCTTCGCCTGGCACTCGTGCGAGGCCTATCTCGCCCTCAACGGGCATCGTCTGACCTACCAGCCCAAGGACGCCGTGGCCCTGGTCCGGGACGCCGGCGGTGCCGGCACAGGCACCGGCACCCTGGGCGTGGCTCAGATCGCCGGCCAACTGCGCACCTGGGCCGGCGGCTGA
- a CDS encoding DUF1778 domain-containing protein: MSNSPKAMNLRFPDPSQKAAIEAAARKEGVSLQEYILSAAYARATAVEEAFLHAFRNSMAFSGAAFAAEPSAVDPSAEHRNAERLARRELAPGKQGHAA, encoded by the coding sequence ATGTCGAATTCTCCGAAAGCCATGAACCTGCGCTTCCCGGACCCCTCGCAGAAGGCCGCCATCGAGGCCGCCGCCCGAAAGGAGGGGGTCAGCCTGCAGGAATACATCCTGTCCGCGGCCTACGCCCGCGCGACCGCCGTCGAGGAGGCCTTCCTCCATGCCTTCCGGAACTCGATGGCCTTCTCCGGGGCTGCTTTCGCGGCCGAGCCGAGCGCCGTCGACCCGTCCGCGGAGCACCGGAATGCCGAACGGCTCGCCCGCCGTGAGCTGGCGCCGGGCAAGCAGGGCCACGCCGCGTGA
- a CDS encoding dihydrofolate reductase family protein, translating into MGTVVMHSVVSVDGFIADSDDQVGPLFDWYFNGEAELVAGGTMKVSKVSAEYVRPMWAGIGSMVIGRHLFDITNGWEGAPPAGEHVVVVSHRPKPDGWHPEASYHFVGDVAQAIAKAQELAGERTVAVAAGEVGGQAFALGLVDEVAMDVVPVVFGSGKRYFGSADGRHLLEDPHTVIQGDRVLHLLYRVRRAWS; encoded by the coding sequence ATGGGCACCGTGGTGATGCACAGCGTCGTTTCCGTGGACGGCTTCATCGCCGACTCGGACGATCAGGTGGGCCCGCTGTTCGACTGGTACTTCAACGGCGAGGCCGAGCTCGTCGCCGGCGGCACGATGAAGGTCTCCAAGGTCTCGGCCGAGTACGTCCGGCCGATGTGGGCGGGCATCGGGTCGATGGTGATCGGGCGTCACCTCTTCGACATCACCAACGGCTGGGAGGGGGCGCCGCCGGCCGGCGAACACGTGGTTGTGGTGTCGCACCGGCCCAAGCCCGACGGGTGGCACCCCGAGGCGTCATACCACTTCGTCGGCGATGTGGCACAGGCGATCGCGAAGGCCCAGGAACTCGCGGGGGAGCGCACCGTCGCCGTGGCGGCGGGCGAGGTCGGCGGGCAGGCGTTCGCGCTCGGTCTGGTGGACGAGGTGGCGATGGATGTGGTGCCTGTGGTCTTCGGCTCGGGCAAGCGGTACTTCGGGTCGGCCGACGGCCGCCATCTGCTGGAGGATCCGCACACGGTGATTCAGGGCGACCGGGTGCTGCACCTGCTCTATCGAGTCCGCCGCGCTTGGTCATAG
- a CDS encoding helix-turn-helix transcriptional regulator, whose amino-acid sequence MVVRNESADRADRLFHALADATRREIVSLTLAGEYSVSDLARRFPMSFAAVQKHVAVLEHAGLVTKERRGREQRVRGSADSLNEAHRLLDQLAEVWRGRIDRIGTILADTDTDTDTDTDTDPDSGQGKEH is encoded by the coding sequence ATGGTTGTACGTAATGAATCCGCCGACCGAGCCGATCGCCTCTTCCATGCTTTGGCTGATGCGACGCGGCGCGAGATCGTGTCCCTCACCCTGGCCGGTGAGTACTCGGTCTCGGACCTCGCCCGGCGGTTCCCGATGAGTTTCGCGGCCGTGCAGAAGCATGTGGCGGTCCTGGAACACGCCGGGCTGGTCACCAAGGAGCGCCGAGGACGGGAGCAGCGAGTGCGAGGCAGCGCGGATTCGCTGAACGAGGCCCATCGGCTGCTGGACCAGCTGGCGGAGGTGTGGCGAGGACGCATCGACCGGATCGGCACGATCCTCGCCGACACCGACACCGACACCGACACCGACACCGACACCGATCCTGACTCCGGACAAGGCAAGGAGCACTGA
- a CDS encoding SRPBCC domain-containing protein, translating into MTVIDVQKNPEALALTLTARFDAPPARVWQVWQDPRQLERWWGPPTYPATVVDHDLVPGGAVTYFMTGPEGDKHFGWWRILSVDSPHRLEFEDGFGDDSGRPNPDMPTMNVRVRLTAEGETATLMTVESTFPTPEAMEQLMSMGADEGMSAAMGQIDALLADSTA; encoded by the coding sequence ATGACTGTGATCGACGTTCAGAAGAACCCTGAAGCCCTCGCGCTGACGCTCACCGCGCGGTTCGACGCGCCGCCGGCGCGGGTGTGGCAGGTCTGGCAGGACCCGCGCCAGCTGGAGCGGTGGTGGGGCCCGCCGACCTACCCCGCGACCGTTGTCGACCATGACCTGGTACCGGGCGGCGCTGTCACGTACTTCATGACCGGGCCGGAAGGCGACAAGCACTTCGGCTGGTGGCGCATCCTGTCCGTCGACAGCCCGCACCGGCTGGAGTTCGAGGACGGCTTCGGCGACGACTCCGGGCGCCCCAACCCGGACATGCCCACCATGAACGTCCGTGTGCGGCTCACCGCGGAGGGCGAGACGGCCACCCTGATGACGGTCGAGAGCACCTTCCCCACACCCGAGGCGATGGAACAGCTGATGTCCATGGGCGCGGACGAGGGCATGTCCGCGGCCATGGGCCAGATCGACGCCCTGCTGGCCGACAGCACTGCCTGA
- a CDS encoding universal stress protein translates to MSVVLGYDESPGAARALRVAIEVSAAFDEPLVLVYGAAAPGAMGEEYGAHQEAVREAGRVALDHAVRVADEAGVRTTVEIIDQKPAQALIDAASSHEARCIVVGSWGESPMRGALLGSTPHKLLHLSTVPVLCVPTEP, encoded by the coding sequence ATGTCGGTCGTCCTCGGATACGACGAGTCCCCGGGCGCGGCACGCGCACTGCGGGTCGCGATCGAGGTGTCCGCCGCGTTCGACGAGCCCCTCGTTCTGGTCTACGGCGCGGCGGCCCCGGGGGCCATGGGCGAGGAGTACGGGGCTCACCAGGAAGCCGTCCGCGAGGCCGGACGCGTCGCGCTCGATCACGCTGTCAGGGTGGCCGACGAGGCCGGCGTACGGACCACCGTCGAAATCATCGACCAGAAGCCGGCCCAGGCGCTGATCGATGCCGCGTCGAGTCATGAGGCGAGGTGCATCGTGGTGGGCAGCTGGGGTGAGAGCCCGATGCGCGGGGCGCTGCTGGGCTCGACTCCCCACAAGCTCCTGCACCTGTCGACCGTCCCGGTCCTCTGCGTGCCGACCGAACCGTGA
- a CDS encoding APC family permease yields MANDIADARPPDGLKANAIGFVDALVIGLNATSPAYSLAAVIGPIVALVGIYAPGVMVASFVPMLFIASAFYYLNKVDQDCGTTFSWVTRAMGPWTGWLGGWAIAMTGVLVVGSLADVAVSFALLAFGLDSWVDNDFVRQLLAVLLILVMTALCVIGTEVSAKVQNVLILAQVACLLAFVVVALYRVYAGTTDFDSVKPALDWLNPFGAGGATLTSALLLGVFIYWGWESAVNLTEEVENSATAPGKAGVWSTVVLLVTYVSVGYAVVAYAGTAYLAENADEEEFIFALLAGEVMGSWDWVVLLAVSTSALASTQTTIIPASRTALSMARRHALPAQFARIHPRFRTPDVSTWWVAGIAIVWYLVVNQISTNALFDSLTALSLLIAFYYALTGVACAVYYRRLLTESVRFFVLIGLGPLVGAGLLAWLLVESVSDMSDPANSYSGVSWFGLGPPLVIGIGIALAGVVLMVVWRLMSPVFWSERPGVVDADLVHGKES; encoded by the coding sequence ATGGCCAACGACATTGCGGACGCACGCCCCCCTGACGGGTTGAAGGCCAATGCCATCGGGTTCGTCGACGCACTCGTCATCGGTCTCAACGCCACCTCCCCGGCGTACTCGCTGGCCGCGGTCATCGGTCCGATCGTGGCACTGGTGGGCATCTACGCCCCTGGGGTGATGGTCGCGTCGTTCGTGCCGATGCTGTTTATCGCCTCGGCGTTCTACTACCTCAACAAGGTCGACCAGGACTGCGGTACGACCTTCTCGTGGGTCACCCGGGCCATGGGACCGTGGACCGGCTGGCTCGGCGGCTGGGCCATCGCGATGACCGGAGTCCTGGTGGTCGGGTCGCTGGCGGACGTCGCCGTGAGTTTCGCCCTGCTCGCCTTCGGCCTCGACAGCTGGGTCGACAACGACTTCGTACGCCAGTTGCTCGCGGTACTGCTCATCCTCGTGATGACGGCGCTGTGCGTCATCGGCACAGAGGTGTCGGCCAAGGTGCAGAACGTCCTCATCCTCGCGCAGGTCGCCTGCCTGCTCGCCTTCGTCGTGGTGGCGCTCTACCGGGTGTACGCCGGCACGACCGACTTCGATTCCGTCAAACCGGCCCTCGACTGGCTGAACCCCTTCGGCGCCGGAGGCGCGACGCTGACAAGTGCCCTGCTGCTGGGCGTGTTCATCTACTGGGGCTGGGAGTCGGCGGTCAATCTCACCGAGGAGGTCGAGAACTCCGCCACCGCTCCGGGCAAGGCGGGCGTCTGGTCGACGGTCGTGCTGCTGGTGACCTATGTGTCGGTCGGTTACGCGGTCGTCGCCTACGCCGGAACGGCCTACCTGGCCGAGAACGCCGACGAGGAGGAGTTCATCTTCGCCCTGCTCGCCGGCGAGGTGATGGGCAGTTGGGACTGGGTCGTCCTGCTGGCGGTGTCGACGTCCGCGCTGGCATCGACGCAGACGACGATCATCCCGGCGTCGCGCACGGCGCTGTCCATGGCGCGCCGGCACGCGCTGCCCGCGCAGTTCGCTCGCATCCACCCGCGGTTCCGCACCCCCGACGTGAGTACGTGGTGGGTCGCCGGCATCGCCATCGTCTGGTATCTCGTTGTCAACCAGATCAGCACCAACGCCCTCTTCGACTCGCTCACCGCGCTGTCGTTGCTGATCGCGTTCTACTACGCGCTCACCGGCGTCGCCTGCGCGGTCTACTACCGCCGCCTTCTGACCGAGAGCGTCCGCTTCTTCGTACTCATCGGCCTGGGTCCCCTGGTCGGCGCCGGACTGCTGGCGTGGCTGCTGGTGGAATCGGTCTCGGACATGTCCGACCCCGCGAACTCCTACAGCGGTGTCTCGTGGTTCGGCCTCGGTCCCCCACTCGTCATCGGCATCGGCATCGCCCTCGCGGGTGTGGTGCTCATGGTCGTATGGCGGCTGATGTCGCCGGTGTTCTGGTCGGAACGCCCAGGTGTGGTCGACGCCGACCTCGTCCACGGCAAGGAGTCCTGA
- a CDS encoding saccharopine dehydrogenase family protein: MRVLLVGAGGVGTAITRIAARRSFFEHMVVADYDLARAESAVAAFGEDERRFTAARLDASDTAGARAALAEHHCDVLLNATDPRFVLPLFDAALTHGAHYLDMAMSLSRPHPTRPYEECGVKLGDAQFARSAEWEAAERLALVGMGVEPGLSDVFARYAADVLFDEIEEIGIRDGANLVVDGYDFAPSFSIWTTIEECLNPPVVYEAERGWFTTPPFSEPEVFDFPEDIGPVECVNVEHEEVLLVPRWLKAGRVTFKYGLGDEFIGVLQTLHKLGLDRTDPVTVNGSTSDGPSASTGKVAVSPRDMVAACLPDPAGLGDRMHGKTCAGTWVKGTKDGRPREVYLYHVVDNQWSMREYGSQAVVWQTAINPVAALELIASGAWHGSGVLGPEALPPRPFLDLLTEYGSPWGMREDTAVGSLPR; the protein is encoded by the coding sequence ATGCGAGTCCTCTTGGTCGGAGCGGGAGGCGTCGGCACCGCCATCACCAGGATCGCGGCCCGTCGTTCGTTCTTCGAGCACATGGTCGTCGCCGACTACGACCTGGCGCGGGCCGAGTCCGCTGTCGCGGCGTTCGGCGAGGACGAGCGCCGGTTCACGGCGGCGCGGCTCGACGCCTCGGACACGGCCGGTGCACGGGCCGCCCTGGCCGAGCACCACTGCGATGTCCTGCTCAACGCGACCGACCCCCGTTTCGTGCTGCCGCTGTTCGACGCGGCACTCACCCATGGCGCCCACTACCTGGACATGGCGATGTCCCTGTCCCGGCCGCACCCGACCCGCCCCTACGAAGAGTGCGGCGTCAAACTGGGCGACGCGCAGTTCGCCCGGTCCGCCGAGTGGGAGGCGGCGGAGCGGCTCGCGCTGGTCGGCATGGGTGTGGAGCCGGGCCTGTCGGACGTCTTCGCCCGGTACGCCGCCGACGTCCTCTTCGACGAGATCGAGGAGATCGGCATCCGCGACGGCGCCAACCTGGTCGTGGACGGATACGACTTCGCCCCGTCCTTCAGCATCTGGACGACGATCGAGGAGTGCCTGAACCCGCCGGTCGTCTACGAGGCGGAACGAGGCTGGTTCACCACGCCTCCCTTCAGCGAACCGGAGGTCTTCGACTTCCCGGAGGACATCGGGCCGGTGGAGTGCGTCAACGTCGAACACGAGGAAGTGCTGCTCGTCCCACGGTGGTTGAAGGCCGGGCGGGTCACCTTCAAGTACGGTCTCGGCGACGAGTTCATCGGCGTCCTCCAGACCCTGCACAAACTGGGCCTGGACCGCACCGACCCGGTCACCGTGAATGGCAGCACCAGCGACGGTCCAAGTGCCAGTACCGGCAAGGTCGCTGTCTCCCCGCGGGACATGGTCGCCGCCTGTCTGCCCGACCCCGCCGGTCTCGGGGACCGTATGCACGGCAAGACGTGCGCGGGCACCTGGGTCAAGGGCACCAAGGACGGCCGACCTCGGGAGGTGTACCTCTACCACGTGGTCGACAACCAGTGGTCCATGCGGGAGTACGGCTCCCAGGCCGTGGTCTGGCAGACCGCGATCAACCCCGTGGCCGCTCTCGAACTCATCGCGTCAGGAGCCTGGCACGGCAGCGGAGTGCTCGGCCCCGAGGCACTGCCTCCCCGGCCGTTCCTCGACCTGCTGACGGAATACGGTTCGCCGTGGGGCATGCGCGAGGACACCGCCGTTGGAAGCCTGCCCAGGTGA
- a CDS encoding helix-turn-helix transcriptional regulator, protein MAIIVDLDVQLARHNLSVGEFAAAVGITPANIAVLKNGRAKAVRFTTLDAICRTLDCQPGDVLRWVPDDDTNDG, encoded by the coding sequence ATGGCGATCATCGTCGACCTCGACGTCCAGCTCGCCAGACACAACCTGTCGGTCGGCGAGTTCGCCGCCGCCGTCGGCATCACGCCCGCCAATATCGCCGTACTGAAGAACGGCCGCGCGAAGGCGGTGCGGTTCACGACCCTCGACGCGATCTGCCGCACACTCGACTGCCAGCCCGGTGACGTACTGCGCTGGGTTCCCGACGACGACACGAACGACGGCTGA
- a CDS encoding DUF2975 domain-containing protein has translation MHRLFIAALRACIVAAILVGLFGQIVVIPTTAADEVDRFPPYAPFATPYVTMAIVGVACVQVALVAVWMLLAMVRRGAIFSPLAFRWVDIVIGSSVVATLLAMGVVGHLFVADIPSPDDGMEELSALGAAITSAGVGAAFAMLTVIMRGLLRKATDLQTEIAAVV, from the coding sequence ATGCATCGTCTCTTCATAGCCGCGCTCCGGGCCTGTATCGTCGCAGCGATCCTGGTCGGTCTCTTCGGCCAGATCGTAGTCATTCCGACGACGGCGGCGGACGAGGTCGACCGTTTTCCTCCCTACGCCCCGTTCGCCACGCCCTACGTGACGATGGCGATCGTCGGCGTCGCCTGTGTCCAGGTCGCCCTCGTCGCAGTGTGGATGCTGCTCGCCATGGTCCGACGCGGCGCGATCTTCTCACCGCTGGCTTTCCGGTGGGTCGACATCGTCATCGGATCCTCCGTCGTGGCGACGCTGCTGGCGATGGGGGTCGTCGGACATCTCTTCGTGGCCGACATTCCGTCCCCCGACGACGGCATGGAGGAACTGAGCGCCCTGGGCGCCGCGATCACGAGCGCCGGCGTGGGAGCGGCGTTCGCGATGCTCACCGTCATCATGCGAGGCCTCTTGCGCAAGGCGACGGATCTGCAGACCGAGATCGCCGCGGTCGTCTGA
- a CDS encoding S9 family peptidase → MSRLTSRAGRWRRRTARVGLVGAALAGLVAGPVAGGPPVGASAEASAAAGGRRTFTGEIDGAEYRVELPARWNGTLVLYSHGYFLAEWVPEGVQVANRVETEQWLIEHGYAVAASKFKNDGIGYGVQDGVTDQVALLDWFEEHVGEPRRTVSSGMSQGGLIAALLAERHPKRFDGVATMCAEYDTHATWNSGLDITFVVKTLLAPGEDIELVRAGEDAAAGRDALAAAIDRALETPEGRARLALAGAVANIPGWYAAHEPRPSTTDELVAAQSLWTKWAYTYGIGPVGRTELEARAGGNPSWNTGIDYGRLLARSSQQDLVRDAYAAAPGGDLDADLKRLAKAPRIRPDAKAVAYQYRHGIVRGTTPAPVVTLHSTGDGGAVTDQERWYADQIRRHGNSTSLRQLWVDRGGHCSFSSADELVMLRTLLDRIDDGQWPSTTPTRLNASVSAMGPAYQKVLDLGTGADLPLDPAYTDFTPPRMLRPSR, encoded by the coding sequence GTGAGCAGACTGACGAGCAGGGCGGGCCGGTGGCGTCGGCGCACGGCCCGAGTGGGACTGGTGGGTGCGGCTCTGGCGGGGTTGGTGGCCGGTCCGGTGGCCGGAGGGCCGCCCGTCGGCGCGTCGGCGGAGGCATCGGCCGCTGCCGGAGGGCGGAGGACGTTCACCGGTGAGATAGACGGGGCGGAGTACCGCGTCGAGTTGCCGGCCCGCTGGAACGGGACGCTGGTGCTCTACAGCCACGGGTACTTCCTGGCCGAATGGGTGCCCGAGGGCGTCCAGGTGGCGAACCGGGTCGAGACCGAGCAGTGGCTGATCGAGCACGGTTACGCGGTGGCGGCGTCGAAGTTCAAGAACGACGGCATCGGCTACGGGGTCCAGGACGGGGTGACCGACCAGGTCGCTCTGCTCGACTGGTTCGAGGAGCACGTGGGCGAGCCACGGCGGACCGTGTCCAGCGGCATGTCGCAGGGCGGCCTGATCGCGGCGCTGCTCGCCGAGCGGCACCCGAAGCGCTTCGACGGGGTGGCCACGATGTGCGCGGAGTACGACACACACGCGACGTGGAACTCCGGTCTCGACATCACGTTCGTGGTCAAGACCCTCCTCGCGCCCGGTGAGGACATCGAGTTGGTCCGGGCCGGCGAGGACGCAGCGGCCGGCCGGGACGCGTTGGCCGCCGCGATCGACCGTGCCCTCGAAACCCCCGAGGGGCGGGCGCGGTTGGCCCTCGCCGGCGCCGTGGCGAACATCCCGGGGTGGTACGCAGCGCACGAGCCGCGGCCGAGCACGACCGACGAACTGGTCGCCGCCCAGTCGCTGTGGACGAAATGGGCGTACACCTATGGAATCGGCCCGGTCGGCCGGACAGAGTTGGAGGCCCGCGCGGGCGGCAACCCGTCCTGGAACACCGGCATCGACTACGGCCGGCTGCTTGCCCGGTCGAGCCAGCAGGACCTGGTGCGCGACGCGTATGCCGCCGCACCCGGAGGGGACCTGGACGCCGACCTGAAGCGCCTCGCGAAGGCGCCGCGGATCCGGCCCGACGCGAAGGCGGTGGCGTACCAGTACCGCCACGGCATCGTTCGCGGTACGACGCCGGCCCCCGTCGTCACCCTGCACTCGACCGGCGACGGCGGCGCGGTGACCGACCAGGAGCGGTGGTACGCCGACCAGATCCGTCGCCACGGCAACTCCACCTCACTGCGGCAGCTCTGGGTGGACCGCGGTGGGCACTGTTCGTTCAGCTCCGCCGACGAGCTGGTCATGTTGCGGACGTTGCTCGACCGGATCGACGACGGGCAGTGGCCGAGCACCACACCGACACGGCTGAACGCCTCGGTGAGCGCCATGGGCCCGGCGTACCAGAAGGTGCTGGACCTCGGCACCGGTGCGGACCTGCCGTTGGATCCTGCGTACACCGACTTCACACCGCCGAGGATGCTCCGCCCGTCGCGGTGA